The Arachis ipaensis cultivar K30076 chromosome B07, Araip1.1, whole genome shotgun sequence genomic interval GGGTATCTCCCCTTCGCGCCTATCAGCTATTCTTTGGCTCCTTGGCCTTTGTCGAAGCGCTCCAAGTGGCGGAGAAACTGCCCTATTGGATTCAGCAGTATCAGGAGCATTAATAGCTCCACCACGTCTTTTCTTAGGTGGCATCTTCCACTTATTGAGTAAATAAGCGATTGGATCACCAACGACATATGTATATGGAGTTTAAAGACAATAGGACAGACAGAAAGAATTATGAGACTAAAAGATTGAGGACGACTTCCTATAGGCCTCTAGTAACATCACACTTTGTGAAAATGGGCCGGCTTCCATTTGCACAATTGTGATCTTATTAAAGGACACTAGCTCCATATTACACAGGAAAACctaaagctctgataccactttgtcaTGACCCGAACCAAGCCATGACTGGCGCTCAAGGGACAAGTCCCTCAGCAAGTCAAACAACCAAATTTTCAGAAAAACGGACAGAATCTCCTCTGTTTCTAGGACCTTACCAACATAAATATTAACTCTCTGTATTGATAATAAACCTCCATTTATACAGTAGACTTCACAGCATAATCATTGCTTcaacacaaaaataaataaaaaaatgttagacATGATGAATATCGAGGCTGCCTGTTATTCTGTGAAATCATCTACTAAACAAGCTGAggagaagaaaaattaaaatactaagaAGATATGGTGAAAAAGAGCACcatttgttttaaaaaatgaGATCATTCCTTGAAAGCCATATCCTTCTCCAAAGAAGCACTAGTATCATTGTTCTGTTTTATCAGTTGCTTCAACTCTTTTCTGCACACTACCTAGAGTTGAAATCGGCTTCTGCTTTTCTTTTTCAAGATTCTTAATGAATCTTCCAGCACGAAACAGATACTGTCCTTGACGTATAGCTAAATCCACCGCATATTCTGAGATCTTGGCAGCTATGGAGATAAAAATTTCAGCCATTTAAACAAAGGTAACCTGCCAAGAAAACCACAGGTCAATAGCATCAAAGCAAAGAAGATTCTGTTATGAAAACCAGAAGGCAAAAAGTGGAAAAAATCTCACAAGAAAATATTTATTGTTTATATAGTATTATGAAAGCTATTTCCACCATCGATTTCCTCATCTTTAAAATTTATCAAATTCCATCTTAATCAAATTCTTAAATACCAACTTCATCACTATAGATCTTACTTTTCCATTACTATTGAGATGGTAACTATgtggaattaaaaaaataataataataaaatgctAAGACAGTAGAGTTCACAGCATAATCATTGcttcaacaaaaaaaataaacaaatattagACATGAAGAATATAGAGCTTAGTAAGAAAGAGATATGTGGAATTTAAACTCACGGTAATTAAGATGTTGCAGGCTCAAAGTGTGATTATTCCTCAATAATTTTGGTCACCAGAAAGTGAAAGATAGTGTGGATGAATTTGCTTAGTGATTAAACCAAAGCCATGCAAATTGGGTGGAAGGTAGACCCTGGAAACTTGGAAGTAAACGAATCAATCACTACGCTCTTTTGGTTCATAAAAGTAAGATCAAAAGCAAAAAGCTCCTTTAATTATTGAAGAGGTAGCATCCTTTATTCCTTTGTAATAAACTAAATAGAGTGACTTGACTTCATGAATTGACCCAGGTCCTTAGTGTTTACCAACCcttagtaacaaaaaaaaaatagtcaaaacttgtcttatttaacctttattaattgttgctagaattaataaatactaaataagaaaGTTTGGACTATTTTTTTAACTTCCTAACATTACCAATTTACAAAATTTAGTTCATAATAAATATGAATACAATATAGCAAAAACTTGTCTAATGCAACAATACTGGAAtggattttcttttattttctcatcACCATTTCATTTGTAAAATTTATCTTCTAcaattgagtttttcttttaCACCAACTGTAAACAATCCTCTGTCACTTAAATTAATCACAGTTTAATCAACTTCTTAAATACCAACTTCATCATCCTCTTGTATACAAGCATTTTGcaaaacaattaacaattaacaaAGCCATAGTCTGTTCAACTAATAAATGCTTCACCACTCACTTAAACTATTAACAAAACTATAAATAGACAACATCTACATTCTGTATTGTgtcaaaaacagaaaagaaaagaaaagatagaaagaAAGCTAAACACCAATTCAGCTTACCAATAGGAGGCTTCACCCAAAGAGTCACACTAATCTGCGCAAATACAAAGGGGGAGACGtcagagattgaagatcacttTCGGATAGTTGAATGAATGTGAGATTTTCTACCATGTCATCTATATCTGGAGTCACAATGACACGCCTTCTGATCTCCCCAATTGCGCAACAATGTTTTTCAGCAGTATTCATAACAGCAACATCTTGAGCAAATGTACAATTTGAACCAGGGGAAACCTGCAACCATTTTGGAATCAATTCAGTAACATTGTGTCACTGAGCATCTATATCACATGACTTTGGAATTCGACCATGCTTCGACTTTGTTTTCTTTACAAATTAGTTTTTCCGACGCCTTATCAAAGTACATTCAATacttgaaaattaagaaaaagaattgaaaaactaACACCAAGATTATATCGTGCAATTTATACAGGGAATGCAATACTTACATCATAAAAGAGTATCGCCAAGCTTCATCTTGATAGCACCACTCTTGTATACAAGCATTTTGCCCATGAAGCCAGGTGGTAGTTCATTCAACTTATAGGGCTTCACTTTTTTCATGGATCCTTTTAGAAGAGCTCTCACTGTCATCTTGGCCTCCAGAAGAAGCTGATCCTTTAATCGCTGGCAAAGCTGCTGGTAACTGGATCAAGAACATACTTGTCTCGGGGTTTTCCTCCTACCAACAATTCGCTCATCAGAAAACTACTATAATcattaataaattcaattttataaGTTTCAGTTCACTAACCAAAAGGCCAAGTTCCTTTGCTGGATTTGTTGAATCTTCATCGAGGAGTTCTATCAAAACAGTATGCATAGGTAAAGCCTCTTGATAggcataattaaaaattaaaatgccAAGAACAAATATTTATTGTTTTCTTCAGCAGCTTAGAAAAACAGAAGAGTGTAGAGGAAATCAAAATAGTGATTGATAGGCATAATTAATCCAAATATTTATTACTGAATAACTGCTTATTTACACAGATTAATAAAACTCGAAggtaataaaaaaaaatggttaATCTAGCACGACTAATTTCTGATATTTGGGGCCGGAAATTGCAGCTTCCATTGAACTTTCGGGGGTGAGTTCACCGTCATTGTCCATGAACAACTTCATCATATTCTTAGAGAATCCACTCACGAGGGCCACTCCTTGCTGGGTGGCCGCCACCGGAGTGGCGCTCGAGTCCCTCAGATTCCAGAACACAatctgaggaacagcagagccaTAACCTTTCTCACTATACTTCCTTGTAATTGCTTGGTAATCGGTCTCCCAAGGCGTCGCGGATGCTTGATCGAACTCCATGTCACTGAACACAAACACCCTCTTAATCATCTGATCTTCTTTCAATTTTCCATCCACAGCCACCTCCAAAATTCGATCAAATACTCTTTGGAAATCCGTGTTCATCCCAAACTCCATCTCCCTAATAAAGTTGGTCTTGGAATAAAGATTATTGCCTTCAATCAAATGAAGCTCAGGATTTGCACTGAATGTGATAACCTTCCCCTTCCATGGTTCCTCATTCAATTCAGACACCAACAACCCCAATGCAACACAAACATCCATGGGAGTCCCATCCATGCTTCCAGAAACATCACACACAGCCAAACAGTTCTTCAGTTTACCCTTCTTAAGCATGTCACTCACCATTCTGCTCCACTGAAGCTCTGCCAcctcatcatcttcatattcatctGCATATTCATCTTCATATTCATCTGAATCTTCATATCGAAATGGACATCGATATCGCAAAGACTGTATGATCTCATGAGGAAGCAATGCGCCAGCGGCAATGGTAGTCTTCCCTGACTTCACGTCCGCAAGGTACTCCATGAACCTctctccatcatgcttcatgaactTCTCCTTATAGAGCTTCATAGCCACAGAGGCCACTCTGTTGTATGGGATCGAATCCCAGCGTTTCTCACTCATGTAAACCTCTGGAAGTTCTAGAATCTTCCGAAGAGGGACAAGAACCTCCTTTCGTAACCGATCACGGATCCTGTAAGCATAATGCGCCTCCTCGATTCCTTCATACTCGGTGCGAGGGAAGATCCTCCTCGCAATGGATTCACATAGAAGCGTGGATCGGTCAAAGGAAGAGTCAAGAGAGGGACACCACTTCGCAGCCAGACTGATAGCCGTTGATTTGCCGGAATTTAACAACTCCAGATCGTTCTTCAAACAGTTGGCAAAATGATCGGAGATGCTATCGTGGAGGAGCTGAAAATTTGCATCGTCGTTGTAACGATTAAGGAGCTTCTTGGCCATGGAAACCTTCTTTTGTTCCCTGAGAGAACGTGCagtttccttctccttcttcatcATCTCGTTCGTCAAATTCCGAAAGGGCTTCTTCATGCTCTCGTTGTTTCTGGCATTCCTCAAATTGCTTCTGGTTCCCCTTCCCCTCCTCCGCTGGAACTGTCGCCTTCGCCTTCCGCTCCCCAGGTAGAACGCGTTTGTTTCCCTCATCTTCTTGAACCTGTTCCTCTTTCTGGAGCCTTTTACGCTGAGCCACTGCGCCTTCTGATTCTTTCGCACATCGGAACCTTCTAGAATCCTGTATAGAACTTCCGGAAGGTCCTTGAAGTAACCGAATTCGGCGAAGGAAGGGACGTTGGCTGCGAGTGTCTTGGGATGGTTAGAGAAGAGCCATATGGCAGCAGTGTAGAAGCCTTCGCGATCGGACTTGCCGGTTCCGCGGACGCCTCGGAGGTTACAGACGAGTTTGAGTGTTGTGAGGGGGTTGTGGGCCCATGCCACGTCGAGCCTCTCTTGGAGGGAATCGGAGGGAGTGTCGGGAACAACGTGGAAGAAGAAGTCAAGGCATGGATTGCCGGTTGACAAGAATGTTGCGGACTGGTTCTCTGTCAAGCCCATTGGGGGTTTGGGGCTGTTAAATTTCGAGACCATTAGGTCAATGAAAGGTTCTGAGGctgcggtggtggtggtggcggcggtGGTTGGTTGTGGTTTTGAGAGTTCAGGTGGGCCCAGGAGAGTGGCCATGCCTATAAGCAAGAAATGCGAAAATGGATTtgatagaagagagaagaaaaagatggATATTGGTGTGGGGAAGGGGAATGAAACGAAGGGAAGTAGTATATATAGTTGTGCTTCAGCTTGGGGAGCAAGCAATTTTAAGAACAAATGTGACGATACTGCCCCTACCAACTTAATTTTGCAGTTATTACGGAGAATGATATTCAACCGCCTTGGGTTACTGTTTGCTTTGTTTGGttggaaagaaagaaatagaaaagaaagaaatagaaaggaaaaaagaaaaaggaaagaaattgagtgaaattttatttttcttagatatgtttggatgaaaggaaaatgagaagaaagaaaatagtatATAATATTATGAAAAGATAATTTTATCTttagatattttaaaatatattaaaaaatagagagtaatattaaaatattgatataaaatacattttttttctattttccatcCATTGTtggagaaaaaaaattttcaatagaTCCCATCCAGTTTTTACACTATTCATTAttttcctttgccttttccatTCAACCACTTCTAATTTCTTTTCAAACAGTagacaaataacttaaaggaaaGGAATATTATTTATAAAGACTAAAAATACatgtaatttttttctttctatattttggTAGATATATTATCCTTATAAaatctttattaaaaaaattcaatctacatttcaaatatatatatgttATCCTAAAATACACATAACCAAGTTAAATTTTCTTTAAATATATTATTTGATAtgcatttcaaaaaaaaatatattattatatcttagatatgaatttttttatgatattactATTATTTTAATTGTCTTCTCTAATTATTAGCAT includes:
- the LOC110264780 gene encoding uncharacterized protein LOC110264780, whose amino-acid sequence is MATLLGPPELSKPQPTTAATTTTAASEPFIDLMVSKFNSPKPPMGLTENQSATFLSTGNPCLDFFFHVVPDTPSDSLQERLDVAWAHNPLTTLKLVCNLRGVRGTGKSDREGFYTAAIWLFSNHPKTLAANVPSFAEFGYFKDLPEVLYRILEGSDVRKNQKAQWLSVKGSRKRNRFKKMRETNAFYLGSGRRRRQFQRRRGRGTRSNLRNARNNESMKKPFRNLTNEMMKKEKETARSLREQKKVSMAKKLLNRYNDDANFQLLHDSISDHFANCLKNDLELLNSGKSTAISLAAKWCPSLDSSFDRSTLLCESIARRIFPRTEYEGIEEAHYAYRIRDRLRKEVLVPLRKILELPEVYMSEKRWDSIPYNRVASVAMKLYKEKFMKHDGERFMEYLADVKSGKTTIAAGALLPHEIIQSLRYRCPFRYEDSDEYEDEYADEYEDDEVAELQWSRMVSDMLKKGKLKNCLAVCDVSGSMDGTPMDVCVALGLLVSELNEEPWKGKVITFSANPELHLIEGNNLYSKTNFIREMEFGMNTDFQRVFDRILEVAVDGKLKEDQMIKRVFVFSDMEFDQASATPWETDYQAITRKYSEKGYGSAVPQIVFWNLRDSSATPVAATQQGVALVSGFSKNMMKLFMDNDGELTPESSMEAAISGPKYQKLVVLD